Proteins encoded in a region of the Salvelinus sp. IW2-2015 unplaced genomic scaffold, ASM291031v2 Un_scaffold1909, whole genome shotgun sequence genome:
- the LOC112072382 gene encoding metalloproteinase inhibitor 2-like, whose product MTRYVSSCFITLLVLFLWRVEASQRLADAPSASSQAFCDADIVIRAKVVGKKALSNEIKYDIQQIKMFKCPNQVIHAIYTASSPAACGVTLEINKEYLFTGKLETGGCM is encoded by the exons ATGACGCGGTATGTAAGCAGTTGTTTCATTACTCTGCTCGTTCTGTTCCTTTGGCGGGTCGAAGCATCGCAGAGGCTTGCAGATGCTCCCTCCGCATCCTCACAGGCTTTTTGCGATGCAGATA TAGTGATCAGGGCGAAGGTGGTTGGCAAGAAAGCTTTGTCTAACGAGATCAAGTATGACATCCAACAGATCAAG ATGTTCAAATGTCCTAACCAGGTTATCCACGCCATCTACACTGCATCCTCCCCAGCCGCATGCGGTGTGACTCTGGAAATCAACAAGGAGTATCTCTTCACAG GCAAGCTGGAGACTGGAGGATGCATGTAA